The Impatiens glandulifera chromosome 8, dImpGla2.1, whole genome shotgun sequence genome includes a window with the following:
- the LOC124913187 gene encoding uncharacterized protein LOC124913187 yields the protein MEPKRIQGKSLSSALNDLVQRTEEHSEDPMQLFNSIGEIDLDLDDVMNVDSVPNTNFEDDADDHETQPPSEEQDGGSISRRTRGKNKNTAVGRLQAGKKMTLHFNPDPFVAVEDDINNYRKQGLFQANKLWDRWRCQWNTLYVKAREGNEVAIRANPPPEIELSDWHYLLDRRFLTLEFKGHGRVVGMGSSVTPTCFRADARGGSSIPRSDTQHFREENRVLLEEMQRMREEHEAEKIQSQREREEALLERQMERQMEREEAQRQREMEREELLMQRDKLLKQREMEREEARRNRQQSVVERDRMQDEMLEMRETMNFLLSMVPGGRPLRPPAPPPPLEMMPLPLDRRFPVYSG from the exons ATGGAACCTAAAAGAATACAAGGAAAGAGTTTAAGCAGCGCGCTAAACGACCTTGTACAGAGGACCGAGGAGCATTCAGAAGATCCTATGCAATTATTTAACTCTATCGGGGAAATTGATTTGGACCTTGATGATGTGATGAATGTCGATAGTGTACCAAACACTAACTTTGAAGATGATGCTGATGATCATGAGACACAACCCCCgtctgaggagcaagatggag gatctatttcgaGGAGGACACGGGGCAAGAACAAAAATACAGCAGTTGGTAGATTGCAAGCGGGGAAAAAGATGACTCTTCATTTTAACCCG GATCCTTTCGTGGCTGTGGAGGATGACATCAACAACTATCGCAAACAAGGTTTATTTCAAGCTAACAAATTATGGGATAGGTGGAGATGTCAATGGAACACCTTGTACGTTAAAGCTCGTGAAGGTAACGAGGTTGCGATTAGGGCAAATCCCCCTCCCGAGATTGAACTAAGTGATTGGCATTATCttcttgatcgtcgctttctcacTCTCGAGTTCAag GGACATGGGCGAGTCGTGGGTATGGGCTCAAGTGTCACACCTACATGTTTTAGAGCAGATGCTCGTGGGGGTTCTAGCATACCGCGCAGTGACACGCAACATTTCCGTGAAGAAAACCGAGTTTTACTTGAGGAGATGCAGAGGATGCGAGAGGAGCATGAAGCGGAGAAGATTCAGTCACAGAGAGAGCGCGAAGAAGCCTTACTCGAGCGTCAGATGGAGCGTCAGatggagcgtgaggaagcacaaaggcagcgTGAAATGGAGCGCGAAGAATTACTAATGCAGCGTGATAAATTACTAAAGCAGCGTGAAATGGAACGTGAAGAAGCTCGAAGGAATAGACAACAATCAGTTGTAGAGCGTGATAGAATGCAggatgagatgcttgagatgagggagacgatgaacttcttattatccaTGGTTCCCGGTGGTCGCCCTCTACGTCCACCTGCCCCCCCCCCCCCACTAGAGATGATGCCCCTTCcacttgatcgtcgctttcccGTGTATTCTGGTTAG